In one window of Ruminococcus hominis DNA:
- a CDS encoding Rpn family recombination-promoting nuclease/putative transposase, producing MNRIRKRKVNTPEKPHNFIMLPTVDFCFKELMQNPKVRQGIISAILNVPPDRIQYTKLMPTILQKEHQDDKFGILDVRVMLKDGTQIDLEMQVALFNFWANRSIFYLSKMYTSQIKSGESYDKLKKCIHVSILSDTYFPDDERCYRRIAFCDTETGKVYSDLMEMHILELSKLPPEDRDENGIILWMRFLGGKCEEDFEKMAQKDVYIGEAYELLKNLSADEKKRLEYEYREKCIRDHNAAMQSAAQHGFEEGIQKGKSELILNMNAAGYPISEISKIANLAEEEVWEILQKK from the coding sequence ATGAACAGAATTCGAAAAAGAAAGGTAAACACACCTGAGAAACCACACAATTTTATAATGCTTCCTACTGTAGATTTTTGTTTCAAAGAACTTATGCAGAATCCAAAGGTTCGTCAGGGAATTATTTCTGCTATTTTAAATGTTCCACCTGACAGAATTCAATATACCAAACTTATGCCGACAATATTACAAAAGGAACATCAAGATGATAAATTTGGTATTTTAGATGTCCGTGTAATGTTAAAAGACGGAACGCAAATAGACCTTGAAATGCAAGTAGCTCTTTTTAATTTCTGGGCGAATCGTTCTATTTTTTATCTGAGCAAGATGTATACATCTCAAATTAAATCTGGTGAGAGCTATGATAAGTTAAAAAAATGTATTCATGTAAGTATTTTAAGTGATACCTATTTTCCAGATGATGAGCGCTGTTACCGACGAATTGCTTTTTGTGACACAGAAACCGGAAAAGTTTATTCCGACCTTATGGAAATGCATATTCTTGAATTATCCAAACTCCCTCCTGAAGACAGGGATGAAAATGGAATTATTCTTTGGATGAGATTTCTCGGTGGAAAGTGCGAGGAGGATTTTGAAAAAATGGCTCAAAAGGATGTATATATTGGTGAAGCATATGAATTATTAAAGAATTTAAGTGCGGATGAAAAAAAGCGACTAGAATATGAATACCGAGAAAAATGTATCCGAGATCACAATGCTGCTATGCAAAGTGCTGCACAGCATGGATTTGAAGAAGGTATTCAAAAAGGAAAATCTGAATTAATACTTAATATGAACGCTGCAGGTTATCCAATTTCTGAGATTTCTAAAATTGCAAATCTAGCCGAAGAAGAAGTGTGGGAAATCTTACAGAAGAAATAA
- a CDS encoding D-alanyl-D-alanine carboxypeptidase family protein: MTGKVILKKIGIGIITTALLLSQPMQMVYAEEGNNPEATEEAADANLEEKTKEQIAAEEAAKKQASYDTPVDTNALENWPTGPNVYAASAIVMDIDSGAVLYGKQIDEKRYPASITKLLTVLVALENANLTDKITFTDECLNFLEWDDANIGMRVGEEITLEEALYGVLLASANEVSYAVAKNVGENLGIGYDGFIELMNERAQELGCKNSHWVNANGLHDENHYTTAYDMALIASAVYQKEDFQRIEQTLEYKLGKTNLVEEERILDQNHKMLWPENYYYYPYAKAGKTGYTDQSKTTLVTMADNGNMRLAAVVLGDYGVDAYEDTRNMFEYGFGNFRKVMLSEQSKSENIESFADSNAYIILPEAVDFTNVDCEIQLSDSDVNNADMATAVYTYQGNIIGKAKVKVSDVYKAKQSAAVTEKKDSKKSTQTGAAKDEEISWKGYLPLIVMGGITVAILFVFLPIWLHLQRKRRKNRRRR, translated from the coding sequence ATGACGGGAAAAGTAATATTGAAAAAAATTGGGATAGGAATAATCACGACAGCATTATTATTATCTCAGCCAATGCAAATGGTGTATGCGGAGGAAGGAAATAATCCAGAGGCAACAGAAGAAGCCGCAGATGCGAATCTGGAAGAGAAGACAAAAGAGCAGATCGCAGCCGAGGAGGCTGCAAAAAAACAGGCATCCTATGACACACCGGTAGATACAAATGCCTTGGAAAACTGGCCGACAGGGCCGAATGTATATGCGGCATCAGCAATTGTCATGGATATTGATAGCGGAGCAGTCCTTTACGGGAAACAGATAGATGAAAAACGATATCCTGCAAGTATTACAAAACTGCTTACTGTATTAGTTGCATTGGAAAATGCAAATCTGACAGACAAGATTACATTTACAGATGAATGTTTAAATTTTTTAGAGTGGGATGATGCAAATATCGGAATGCGTGTCGGAGAAGAGATTACGCTCGAAGAGGCACTTTATGGGGTGTTACTGGCATCAGCAAATGAAGTTTCTTATGCTGTTGCAAAGAATGTCGGGGAAAATCTTGGCATAGGGTATGATGGATTTATTGAATTAATGAATGAACGTGCACAGGAACTTGGATGTAAAAATTCGCACTGGGTTAATGCAAATGGTCTTCATGACGAAAATCATTATACGACGGCTTACGATATGGCACTGATTGCATCAGCGGTCTATCAGAAAGAAGATTTCCAGAGAATCGAGCAGACATTGGAGTATAAACTAGGCAAGACAAATCTGGTAGAGGAAGAACGTATTCTGGATCAGAACCATAAGATGCTCTGGCCGGAAAACTATTATTATTATCCATATGCAAAAGCCGGAAAAACAGGATATACAGACCAGTCAAAGACAACGCTTGTAACGATGGCGGATAATGGAAATATGAGACTGGCAGCGGTCGTGCTTGGGGATTATGGCGTGGATGCATATGAAGATACGAGAAATATGTTTGAGTATGGATTTGGAAACTTTCGAAAAGTTATGCTGTCCGAACAATCAAAGTCGGAGAATATTGAAAGTTTTGCAGATAGTAACGCATACATAATCTTGCCGGAAGCAGTTGATTTTACAAATGTGGACTGTGAAATTCAATTGTCGGACAGTGATGTTAATAATGCCGATATGGCAACAGCAGTATACACTTACCAGGGAAATATTATAGGAAAAGCAAAAGTTAAGGTAAGTGATGTTTACAAAGCAAAACAGAGTGCAGCGGTGACAGAGAAAAAGGATTCGAAGAAATCGACCCAGACAGGAGCAGCAAAAGACGAAGAAATTTCATGGAAAGGGTACCTGCCATTGATTGTAATGGGAGGCATTACAGTAGCAATATTGTTTGTGTTTTTACCAATTTGGCTGCATCTTCAGAGGAAGAGAAGGAAGAACCGAAGAAGAAGGTAA
- a CDS encoding extracellular solute-binding protein, producing MKYHRYNKKTARKRFPNKQRMKVIAGCTALCIALLGECCLPVSAAQNKKDLKTRVLERAEHSAYGAYPETVTYTLGKIVGTKNSNLPVGDTYENNAYTRYLKKLLNIQNKDVFELEDGRTYEQAVEMAIQDKEIPDVLVVKGLDTLKQLVERGMVEDLSSVYEECATDRIKEMYESYGTSVLDSATFDGKLYAFPDTVIDHGSMLLWLRSDWMEELGLAEPTTMDEGMEIIRQFVEQDMAGDNKTIGIACSTDLLSESSSTYGVDPIFTEMGSMPGKWILQDDGSVVYGSVTSQTRDALAYLHELYENGIIDSRFLLRKTENLDQMIADGTCGAVFGKWWAPNNPLSSTSRANESAVWKPYLLTNKKQLQTLESYKDWQYVVVRKGYEHPEIVGKCISVLFDYTRYQDRNASEINDYFSLNVDPTARPMNINVDYWDALYRTTEHIQQALDGTIKVNSLTGIEKAYYQTCKSYMKGYLTTATAWASYASRMQAVPLLAKSESGRGNQPLSMGDADGEIPQSLQELEQATFLQIVCGEKPLSYFDEFVQEWYSSGGDKLTQEVQKGYDEKNK from the coding sequence ATGAAGTACCATAGATATAATAAAAAGACAGCGAGAAAAAGATTTCCCAATAAACAAAGAATGAAAGTGATTGCAGGATGCACGGCATTGTGTATTGCTTTATTAGGAGAGTGCTGTCTTCCTGTATCAGCAGCTCAAAATAAGAAAGATTTAAAGACGAGGGTGCTGGAGCGGGCGGAACATTCTGCGTACGGTGCATATCCGGAAACCGTTACATATACACTTGGGAAAATCGTGGGAACAAAAAATTCAAACCTTCCGGTGGGAGATACTTACGAGAATAATGCATATACAAGATATTTGAAAAAACTGCTGAATATTCAGAACAAGGACGTTTTTGAGTTGGAGGATGGAAGAACCTATGAGCAGGCTGTAGAAATGGCAATTCAGGATAAAGAAATCCCGGATGTTCTTGTAGTAAAAGGATTGGACACATTGAAACAACTGGTAGAACGGGGGATGGTGGAAGATTTGTCCTCCGTATATGAGGAATGTGCAACAGACCGAATTAAGGAAATGTATGAGAGCTATGGAACAAGCGTCCTGGACTCGGCTACATTTGATGGGAAGTTATACGCATTTCCAGATACGGTGATAGATCATGGCTCAATGCTTTTATGGCTCAGAAGTGACTGGATGGAAGAGCTTGGGCTGGCAGAACCGACAACAATGGATGAGGGGATGGAAATCATTCGTCAGTTTGTAGAACAGGATATGGCAGGAGATAACAAAACAATTGGAATTGCATGCAGTACCGATTTGTTGTCAGAGAGCAGTTCAACCTACGGAGTTGATCCGATTTTTACAGAAATGGGTTCCATGCCGGGAAAATGGATTTTGCAGGATGATGGCAGTGTTGTATACGGATCTGTGACAAGTCAGACAAGAGATGCATTGGCATATTTACATGAGTTGTATGAAAATGGAATCATTGACTCTAGATTTCTTCTTAGAAAGACAGAAAATCTGGATCAGATGATTGCAGATGGTACCTGCGGGGCTGTTTTTGGAAAATGGTGGGCACCGAATAACCCGTTGAGCAGTACAAGCCGGGCAAATGAATCCGCTGTATGGAAGCCTTATTTGCTGACAAATAAGAAACAGTTACAAACTTTGGAATCTTATAAAGACTGGCAGTATGTGGTGGTGAGAAAAGGATATGAACATCCGGAAATTGTAGGAAAATGTATAAGTGTATTATTTGATTATACAAGGTATCAAGACCGGAATGCATCTGAGATTAATGATTATTTCTCGTTAAATGTAGACCCGACAGCCAGACCGATGAATATAAATGTAGATTATTGGGATGCCCTATATCGAACAACAGAGCATATACAACAGGCTTTGGATGGAACCATAAAAGTAAACAGCCTGACAGGGATTGAAAAGGCATATTATCAGACGTGTAAATCTTATATGAAAGGATATTTGACGACAGCAACTGCCTGGGCATCTTATGCATCCCGTATGCAGGCAGTACCTCTGTTGGCAAAATCAGAATCAGGACGAGGAAACCAGCCATTGTCTATGGGAGATGCAGATGGAGAAATTCCGCAGTCATTACAGGAACTGGAACAGGCAACATTTTTACAGATTGTCTGTGGAGAAAAGCCACTCTCGTATTTTGACGAATTTGTTCAGGAATGGTATAGTTCTGGAGGAGACAAATTGACTCAAGAAGTACAAAAAGGATATGATGAAAAGAATAAATAA
- the mtnA gene encoding S-methyl-5-thioribose-1-phosphate isomerase: MKPVEWKETYVKVLDQTLLPEEVKFMEIRDAQVMWDAIKMLCVRGAPAIGVGAGYGVAIEMQKHVKESTTEYHKKLKETIEYLATSRPTAVNLFWALDRMKETGEKYADESNEVCQKALEETAINIEKYEENACISIGENALTLLKDGMTLLTHCNAGGLATVHYGTALSPMLLGKERNINFKVYADETRPLLQGARLTAWELNQAGVDVTVITDNMAGMVMKQGKIDAVIVGCDRVAANGDAANKIGTYSVAVLAKHHNIPFYIAGPVSTIDMNTPTGDDIPIEERSAEEITCGFGKRTVPEGVKVYNPAFDVVPHELITAIITDKGIIANPDKEKVAQVVNAK; encoded by the coding sequence ATCAAACCAGTAGAATGGAAAGAAACTTATGTAAAAGTATTAGATCAAACTTTATTACCTGAAGAAGTGAAATTTATGGAAATCAGAGATGCACAGGTAATGTGGGATGCCATTAAAATGCTCTGTGTCAGAGGAGCACCTGCGATTGGGGTTGGAGCAGGTTATGGCGTTGCAATAGAAATGCAGAAACATGTCAAAGAAAGTACCACTGAATATCATAAAAAATTAAAAGAAACCATCGAATATCTGGCAACTTCCAGACCTACGGCAGTAAACTTGTTTTGGGCATTAGATAGGATGAAAGAAACCGGAGAAAAATATGCTGATGAATCAAATGAGGTGTGCCAGAAGGCATTGGAAGAAACAGCTATAAACATTGAAAAATACGAAGAGAATGCATGCATATCAATTGGTGAAAATGCATTGACATTGTTAAAAGATGGCATGACATTATTGACGCATTGTAATGCCGGTGGACTGGCAACCGTACATTATGGAACAGCATTATCTCCAATGTTATTAGGAAAAGAAAGAAACATTAATTTCAAGGTATACGCAGATGAAACAAGACCTTTATTACAAGGTGCCCGTTTAACAGCATGGGAGTTAAATCAAGCCGGTGTTGATGTTACGGTTATTACAGATAATATGGCTGGAATGGTAATGAAACAAGGAAAAATTGACGCAGTAATTGTTGGCTGTGACAGAGTTGCAGCGAATGGAGATGCCGCAAATAAGATTGGTACATATTCCGTTGCTGTTTTAGCAAAACATCATAATATTCCATTTTATATTGCAGGTCCGGTTTCAACAATTGATATGAACACACCGACCGGAGACGATATCCCGATTGAAGAGCGAAGTGCGGAAGAAATAACCTGTGGTTTTGGCAAGCGAACAGTTCCGGAAGGAGTAAAAGTATATAATCCGGCGTTTGATGTTGTTCCTCATGAATTAATTACTGCAATCATAACTGACAAAGGAATCATAGCAAATCCTGACAAAGAGAAAGTTGCACAAGTAGTAAATGCAAAATAG
- the ileS gene encoding isoleucine--tRNA ligase, protein MYQKVSTDMNFVEREKEVEKFWEDNQIFQKSMEEREGSPMYTFYDGPPTANGKPHIGHVLTRVIKDMIPRYRTMKGYEVPRKAGWDTHGLPVELEVEKLLGLDGKDQIEKYGLEPFINKCKESVWKYKGMWEDFSSTVGFWADMEKPYVTYDNNFIESEWWALKTIWDKGLLYKGFKIVPYCPRCGTPLSAQEVAQGYKDVKERSAVVRFKVKDEDAYILAWTTTPWTLPSNLALCVNPKEDYVKVKAADGYTYYMAEALLDTVLGRLAEEGQAAYEVLERYKGKDLEYKEYEPLYQCAADAAEKQRKKAFFVTCDEYVTLTDGTGVVHIAPAFGEDDANVGRNYDLPFVQLVTEKGEMADSTPFAGLFVKKADPEVLKDLDAKGLLFDAPKFEHSYPHCWRCDTPLIYYARESWFIKMTAVKDDLIANNNTINWIPESIGKGRFGDWLENVQDWGISRNRYWGTPLNIWQCECGHMHSIGSIEELKSMSDNCPDDIELHRPYIDDVTIKCPKCGKEMHRVPEVIDCWFDSGSMPFAQHHYPFENKEIFEKQFPAQFISEAVDQTRGWFYSLLAISTLLFNKAPYQNVIVLGHVQDENGQKMSKSKGNAVDPFDALQQYGADAIRWYFYVNSAPWLPNRFHGKAVMEGQRKFMGTLWNTYAFFVLYANIDEFDASKYTLEYDKLSVMDKWLLSKLNTLIKTVDDNLANYKIPESARALQDFVDDMSNWYVRRSRERFWAKGMEQDKINAYMTLYTALVTVSKVAAPMIPFMTEQIYQNLVRSVDQTAPESIHLCDYPVVNEDYIDTELEANMENVLKLVVMGRACRNTSNIKNRQPIGQMFVKAEFTLPEFYQEIVADELNVKNVKFTDDVRDFTSYSFKPQLKTVGPKYGKMLGGIKKALDAIDGNAAMDELNASGSLNLDVDGQEITLFKEDLLIDTAQIEGYVSENDNGITVVLDTNLTEELLEEGFVREIISKIQTMRKEAGFEVMDKIRVTYTGSEKAESIFAKYAESISSEVLAEEVTKAEPAGYVKEWKINGEQVTMGVWKEGM, encoded by the coding sequence ATGTATCAGAAAGTTTCTACAGACATGAATTTTGTCGAGCGTGAAAAAGAAGTTGAAAAGTTCTGGGAAGACAATCAGATTTTCCAGAAGAGTATGGAAGAAAGAGAAGGAAGTCCAATGTATACATTTTACGATGGACCTCCGACAGCTAATGGTAAACCACATATCGGTCATGTGTTGACTCGTGTAATCAAAGATATGATTCCTCGTTACCGTACAATGAAAGGTTATGAAGTTCCTCGTAAAGCAGGATGGGACACACATGGTCTTCCGGTAGAATTGGAAGTTGAAAAATTGCTTGGACTGGATGGAAAAGATCAGATTGAAAAATATGGTCTGGAGCCATTTATCAACAAATGTAAAGAGAGTGTCTGGAAATATAAAGGAATGTGGGAAGACTTCTCAAGTACAGTTGGATTCTGGGCTGATATGGAGAAACCATACGTCACATATGACAATAATTTTATCGAGTCTGAATGGTGGGCATTAAAAACAATCTGGGATAAAGGACTTCTTTACAAAGGATTTAAGATCGTACCTTACTGTCCTCGTTGTGGAACACCGCTTTCAGCACAGGAAGTTGCTCAGGGATATAAAGATGTCAAAGAACGTTCAGCAGTTGTTCGTTTCAAGGTAAAAGATGAGGACGCATATATTCTTGCATGGACAACAACACCTTGGACATTGCCATCAAACCTTGCACTTTGTGTGAATCCAAAAGAGGATTATGTAAAAGTAAAAGCAGCAGACGGATATACTTATTATATGGCAGAGGCATTGCTTGACACAGTACTTGGACGTCTGGCAGAAGAAGGTCAGGCAGCATATGAAGTACTTGAGAGATATAAAGGTAAAGACCTGGAATACAAAGAGTATGAGCCATTGTATCAGTGTGCAGCAGATGCAGCAGAAAAACAGCGCAAAAAAGCATTTTTCGTTACATGTGATGAATATGTAACATTGACAGATGGTACAGGTGTTGTTCATATCGCACCAGCATTTGGTGAAGACGATGCGAATGTAGGAAGAAATTATGATCTTCCATTTGTACAGCTTGTAACAGAAAAAGGTGAGATGGCTGACAGCACTCCATTTGCAGGATTATTTGTGAAAAAAGCAGACCCAGAAGTACTCAAAGATCTGGATGCTAAGGGATTGCTGTTCGATGCACCAAAATTTGAGCATAGCTATCCTCACTGCTGGAGATGTGATACTCCACTGATTTACTACGCTCGTGAGTCTTGGTTTATCAAGATGACAGCTGTTAAGGATGATTTGATCGCAAATAATAATACAATCAACTGGATTCCTGAAAGCATTGGAAAAGGACGTTTCGGTGACTGGCTTGAAAATGTTCAGGACTGGGGTATCAGCCGTAACCGTTACTGGGGAACACCACTGAATATCTGGCAGTGTGAATGTGGACATATGCATTCAATCGGAAGTATTGAGGAACTGAAGTCTATGTCCGACAATTGTCCTGATGATATTGAACTGCACCGTCCATATATTGACGATGTAACAATTAAGTGTCCAAAGTGTGGTAAAGAAATGCACCGTGTACCGGAAGTAATTGACTGTTGGTTTGACAGCGGATCAATGCCTTTCGCACAGCATCATTATCCATTTGAAAATAAAGAGATTTTTGAAAAACAGTTCCCGGCTCAGTTTATTTCAGAGGCTGTAGACCAGACTCGTGGATGGTTCTATTCTCTGCTGGCAATTTCTACATTGTTGTTCAATAAAGCACCTTACCAGAATGTAATCGTACTTGGACACGTGCAGGATGAGAACGGCCAGAAGATGAGTAAATCTAAGGGAAATGCAGTTGATCCGTTTGACGCATTACAGCAGTACGGAGCAGATGCGATCCGTTGGTATTTCTACGTTAACAGTGCACCATGGCTGCCAAACCGTTTCCACGGAAAAGCCGTTATGGAAGGACAGCGTAAATTCATGGGAACATTGTGGAACACATATGCGTTCTTCGTATTGTATGCAAATATTGACGAATTCGATGCTTCAAAATATACACTTGAGTATGATAAGTTATCCGTTATGGATAAATGGCTGTTGTCAAAACTGAACACATTGATTAAAACAGTGGATGACAATCTTGCAAACTACAAAATTCCAGAGAGTGCAAGAGCACTTCAGGATTTCGTAGATGATATGAGTAACTGGTATGTAAGACGCAGCCGTGAGCGTTTCTGGGCAAAAGGAATGGAACAGGATAAGATTAATGCATACATGACATTGTATACAGCACTTGTAACTGTTTCAAAAGTTGCTGCACCAATGATTCCATTTATGACAGAGCAGATTTATCAGAATCTGGTAAGAAGCGTAGATCAGACAGCTCCAGAAAGTATCCATCTTTGTGATTATCCTGTTGTAAATGAGGATTACATTGATACAGAGCTTGAAGCAAATATGGAAAATGTACTCAAACTTGTTGTAATGGGACGTGCCTGCAGAAATACATCTAACATTAAGAACCGTCAGCCAATCGGACAGATGTTTGTGAAAGCAGAATTCACATTACCTGAATTTTACCAGGAAATCGTTGCAGATGAGCTGAATGTAAAGAATGTTAAATTTACAGATGATGTAAGAGACTTTACTTCATATAGCTTTAAACCACAGTTAAAGACAGTTGGGCCAAAATATGGTAAAATGTTGGGTGGAATTAAGAAAGCTCTCGATGCAATAGATGGTAATGCAGCAATGGATGAATTAAATGCGAGTGGTTCATTAAATCTGGATGTAGATGGTCAGGAAATTACATTGTTCAAAGAAGATTTGTTGATTGATACAGCTCAGATTGAAGGATATGTATCAGAAAATGATAATGGAATTACAGTAGTTCTTGATACAAATCTGACAGAAGAACTTCTTGAGGAAGGATTTGTAAGAGAGATTATCAGTAAAATCCAGACAATGCGTAAAGAAGCCGGATTTGAAGTTATGGACAAGATCCGAGTTACTTATACAGGAAGCGAAAAAGCAGAAAGCATTTTTGCTAAATACGCAGAAAGCATTAGCAGTGAAGTGCTTGCTGAGGAAGTTACAAAAGCAGAACCAGCCGGTTATGTAAAAGAGTGGAAGATAAACGGCGAGCAAGTTACAATGGGAGTTTGGAAAGAGGGGATGTAA
- a CDS encoding glycogen/starch/alpha-glucan phosphorylase — protein sequence MYSKRFEKEAFKAAVKENVKTLYRKKIEEASKQQIFQAVSYAVKDIIMDDWFETQSKYEEENVKTVYYMSMEFLMGRALGNNLINMTAYTEVKEALDEMGIDLNVIEDEEPDAALGNGGLGRLAACFLDSLATLNYPAYGCGIRYRYGMFKQKIKDGYQVETPDNWLKEGNPFELRREEYAKEVRFGGNIRFEKNPETGRDEFIQENYESVLAIPYDMPIIGYGNHVVNTLRIWDAQAIVDFQLDSFDRGDYHKAVEQENLAKTIVEVLYPNDNHYAGKELRLKQQYFFISASLQELIAKYKRTNSDVRKLYEKVVIQMNDTHPTVAVPELMHLLIDQEGLTWEEAWNVTTKTCAYTNHTIMAEALEKWPIDLFSKLLPRIYQIVQEIDRRFVNEVRAKYPGNEEKVRKMAILWDGQVRMANMAIIAGFSVNGVAKLHTEILKNEQLKDFYEMMPEKFNNKTNGITQRRFLAHGNPLLADWVTDKIGDGWITDLAQISKLKPYAEDEKARKEFMDIKYQNKVRLAKYIKEHNGIDVDPRSIFDVQVKRLHEYKRQLLNILHVMYLYNQIKEHPEMSFYPRTFIFGAKAAAGYQRAKETIKLINSVADVVNNDRSINGKIKVVFIEDYRVSNAELIFAAADVSEQISTASKEASGTGNMKFMLNGAPTLGTMDGANVEIVEEVGIENAFIFGLSSEEVINYENNGGYNPTDIYFNDWELKRVIDQLMDGTYAKGDHEMYKNLYNSLLNTQCTDRADTYFILKDFRSYADAQKRVEEAYRDQDRWSKMAMLNTACSGKFTSDRTIEEYVKDIWKLEKVTVPSGQPE from the coding sequence ATGTACAGCAAAAGATTTGAGAAGGAAGCATTTAAAGCGGCAGTAAAAGAGAATGTAAAAACATTATATCGTAAGAAGATTGAAGAAGCTTCAAAGCAGCAGATTTTCCAGGCAGTATCATATGCAGTAAAAGATATTATCATGGATGATTGGTTTGAGACACAGAGCAAGTACGAAGAAGAGAATGTAAAAACAGTATATTACATGTCAATGGAATTCTTGATGGGACGTGCGCTGGGTAACAACCTGATCAATATGACAGCATATACAGAAGTAAAAGAAGCTCTGGATGAGATGGGAATCGATCTGAACGTGATTGAAGATGAAGAACCAGATGCAGCTCTTGGAAACGGTGGCCTCGGTAGATTGGCTGCCTGCTTCCTGGATTCTCTTGCAACATTGAATTACCCTGCTTACGGATGTGGAATTCGCTATCGTTATGGAATGTTCAAACAGAAAATTAAAGACGGATATCAGGTGGAGACACCAGATAACTGGTTAAAAGAAGGAAATCCATTTGAACTTCGTCGTGAAGAATATGCAAAAGAAGTTCGTTTTGGCGGAAATATCCGTTTCGAGAAAAATCCTGAGACAGGACGTGATGAGTTTATTCAGGAAAATTATGAATCAGTACTTGCAATTCCATACGATATGCCAATCATTGGATACGGAAACCATGTAGTAAATACATTACGTATCTGGGATGCACAGGCAATTGTTGATTTCCAGCTTGATTCATTTGACCGTGGAGACTATCACAAAGCAGTAGAACAGGAAAATCTGGCAAAAACAATTGTTGAAGTACTTTATCCTAATGATAATCATTATGCAGGAAAAGAGCTTCGTTTAAAACAGCAGTATTTCTTCATTTCTGCAAGTTTGCAGGAGCTGATTGCAAAATATAAGAGAACAAATAGTGATGTTCGTAAACTTTACGAAAAAGTTGTTATTCAGATGAATGATACACATCCAACAGTTGCAGTACCTGAACTGATGCATCTGCTCATCGACCAGGAAGGTCTGACATGGGAAGAGGCATGGAATGTTACAACTAAGACATGTGCTTACACAAACCATACAATTATGGCAGAAGCATTGGAAAAATGGCCAATCGACCTTTTCTCTAAACTGCTTCCACGTATTTACCAGATCGTGCAGGAGATTGATCGCCGTTTTGTAAATGAAGTAAGAGCAAAATATCCTGGAAATGAAGAAAAAGTACGTAAGATGGCAATTCTCTGGGATGGTCAGGTACGTATGGCTAACATGGCAATCATCGCAGGATTCTCTGTAAATGGTGTTGCAAAACTTCATACAGAAATTTTGAAAAACGAGCAGCTGAAAGATTTCTATGAAATGATGCCAGAGAAATTTAACAATAAGACAAATGGTATTACACAGAGACGTTTCCTTGCTCATGGTAATCCGCTTCTTGCTGACTGGGTAACAGATAAGATTGGTGACGGATGGATTACAGACCTTGCACAGATTTCAAAATTGAAACCATATGCAGAAGATGAAAAAGCAAGAAAAGAATTTATGGATATCAAATATCAGAATAAAGTCCGTCTTGCAAAATATATCAAAGAACACAATGGAATCGATGTAGATCCACGTTCTATCTTTGATGTACAGGTAAAACGTCTGCATGAGTACAAACGTCAGTTATTAAATATTCTGCATGTTATGTATCTGTATAATCAGATTAAAGAGCATCCGGAGATGTCATTCTATCCAAGAACATTTATCTTTGGTGCAAAGGCAGCGGCAGGATATCAGAGAGCAAAAGAGACAATCAAACTGATCAACTCAGTTGCAGATGTTGTAAACAATGACAGAAGTATCAACGGAAAGATCAAGGTTGTATTTATCGAAGATTATCGTGTATCAAACGCTGAGTTGATTTTTGCGGCAGCAGATGTCAGCGAACAGATTTCTACAGCATCAAAAGAAGCTTCAGGTACAGGAAACATGAAGTTTATGTTGAATGGTGCTCCAACACTTGGAACAATGGATGGGGCCAATGTGGAAATCGTAGAAGAAGTTGGTATTGAAAATGCATTTATCTTCGGATTGAGCTCAGAAGAAGTTATCAACTATGAAAACAATGGTGGATATAACCCAACAGATATTTATTTCAATGATTGGGAGTTGAAACGTGTTATTGATCAGCTGATGGATGGAACATATGCAAAGGGTGATCATGAGATGTATAAGAACCTTTACAATTCACTTCTGAATACACAGTGTACAGACAGAGCAGATACATACTTTATCCTGAAAGACTTCAGATCTTATGCAGATGCTCAGAAGAGAGTGGAAGAAGCATATCGTGATCAGGACAGATGGTCAAAGATGGCAATGTTAAATACTGCATGCAGCGGTAAATTTACATCAGACCGTACAATTGAAGAGTATGTAAAAGATATTTGGAAATTGGAGAAAGTAACAGTTCCGTCTGGACAGCCTGAATAA